A stretch of Myroides oncorhynchi DNA encodes these proteins:
- a CDS encoding AIR synthase related protein, with amino-acid sequence MSSNNRYALRGVSAEKEDVHNAIKNIDKGLFPKAFCKIVPDYLTQDEDYCLIMHADGAGTKSSLAYMYWKETGDISVWKGIAQDAVIMNIDDLLCVGATDNIMLSSTIGRNKNLVPGEVLSAIINGTEELIAELKTFGVTIHSTGGETADVGDLVRTIIVDSTVTARMKRSDVIDNANIQAGDVIVGLESFGQATYEKGYNGGMGSNGLTSARHDVFDHSLATKYPESYDSSVPEELVYSGKVQLTDPVEGSPIDAGKLVLSPTRTYAPIIKAILDKYKSDQVHGMIHCSGGAQTKILHFIDKLHIVKDNMFPVPPLFKLIQEQSNTDWREMYQVFNSGHRMELYVKPEVAADIMAISESFNVKAQIVGRVEASQDKKLTITSEYGTFTY; translated from the coding sequence ATGAGTTCAAATAATAGATACGCACTACGCGGGGTTTCTGCAGAGAAAGAGGACGTTCACAATGCAATTAAGAATATTGACAAAGGATTATTTCCAAAGGCTTTCTGTAAGATTGTTCCGGACTACTTAACACAAGATGAAGATTACTGTTTGATTATGCACGCTGATGGAGCAGGTACCAAGTCATCACTGGCTTATATGTATTGGAAAGAGACAGGAGATATCTCTGTATGGAAAGGAATCGCACAGGATGCAGTAATCATGAATATCGATGATCTACTATGTGTAGGGGCTACAGATAATATTATGCTATCTAGCACTATAGGGCGTAATAAAAACTTAGTACCAGGTGAAGTGCTTTCTGCTATTATTAATGGAACAGAAGAGTTGATTGCTGAATTAAAGACATTCGGAGTGACGATACACTCTACAGGAGGGGAGACTGCAGATGTGGGTGATTTAGTACGCACTATTATTGTAGATTCTACAGTGACTGCGAGAATGAAAAGAAGTGATGTCATCGACAATGCTAATATCCAGGCAGGTGATGTGATTGTAGGATTAGAATCATTTGGTCAAGCTACATACGAGAAAGGATACAATGGAGGAATGGGAAGTAATGGACTAACTTCTGCTAGACACGATGTATTTGATCATTCATTAGCAACAAAATACCCTGAAAGTTATGATTCATCTGTACCAGAAGAATTAGTATACTCAGGAAAAGTACAGTTAACAGACCCAGTAGAGGGATCTCCTATAGATGCAGGTAAGTTAGTCTTATCGCCTACTCGTACCTATGCGCCTATTATTAAGGCTATACTAGATAAATACAAATCAGATCAAGTACACGGTATGATTCACTGTAGTGGTGGGGCTCAAACCAAAATTCTTCACTTTATCGACAAATTGCATATTGTCAAAGATAATATGTTCCCAGTTCCACCGTTATTTAAGCTAATTCAAGAGCAGTCAAATACTGATTGGAGAGAGATGTACCAAGTGTTTAACTCAGGTCACCGTATGGAATTATACGTTAAGCCAGAAGTAGCAGCTGATATCATGGCTATCTCAGAATCATTTAATGTTAAAGCTCAAATAGTAGGACGTGTAGAAGCTTCACAAGACAAGAAGCTAACGATCACATCTGAATATGGAACATTTACATACTAA
- a CDS encoding cysteine desulfurase family protein: MKHVYLDNAATTSVRPEVIEEMVNVLRNDYGNPSSTYAIGRHAKALVENARKVIAKQFNVTSSEIIFTSCGTEGNNWILRSAVRDLGIKRIITTKLEHHAVLNTVKQLNAEFGVELVFLNILPSSEIDYAQLEELLKDESKPTLVTLMHVNNEVGTELDLKRVSGLCEANHALFHCDTVQSIGKTKIDLTETPIDFIVASAHKFHGPKGIGFAFIRKKNVIKPVMFGGEQEKGLRAGTEGVHQVVGMAKALEMAYDLLDKESAHIASIKQYCKDRLLEVYPDVCFNGNDVGFYNILNVLLPLSQEKAAMMLFQLDMKGIAVSRGSACQSGSQKPSHVLSQFLCAEDLKKPSLRLSFGHENTKEDIDILMEVLKTI, translated from the coding sequence ATGAAACACGTTTATCTAGATAATGCTGCCACTACATCAGTGCGTCCAGAAGTGATAGAAGAAATGGTGAATGTTCTTAGAAATGATTACGGTAATCCCTCTTCGACATACGCTATTGGTAGACACGCAAAAGCATTAGTTGAAAATGCAAGAAAGGTAATTGCAAAACAATTTAATGTTACCTCTTCTGAGATTATATTCACATCATGTGGAACAGAAGGGAATAACTGGATCTTGCGTTCTGCAGTTCGCGACTTGGGAATTAAGAGAATTATTACCACTAAGTTAGAGCACCATGCTGTATTAAATACAGTGAAGCAATTAAACGCTGAGTTTGGTGTTGAATTAGTGTTTTTAAATATTCTACCTTCTAGTGAGATAGACTATGCTCAGTTAGAAGAGTTGCTTAAAGATGAATCTAAGCCGACCTTAGTTACTTTAATGCACGTAAACAATGAAGTAGGTACAGAGTTAGATCTAAAACGTGTATCGGGTCTATGTGAAGCCAATCATGCTTTATTCCACTGTGATACTGTACAGTCTATCGGTAAGACTAAAATTGACCTGACAGAGACACCTATTGATTTTATCGTAGCGAGTGCACATAAATTTCACGGACCTAAGGGAATCGGATTTGCATTTATTCGCAAGAAAAATGTGATAAAACCTGTGATGTTTGGAGGGGAACAAGAGAAAGGACTTAGAGCAGGAACAGAAGGAGTACATCAGGTAGTAGGGATGGCTAAGGCATTAGAGATGGCGTATGACTTACTAGACAAGGAGAGTGCTCATATCGCTAGTATTAAACAATACTGTAAAGATAGACTCTTAGAAGTATATCCTGATGTGTGCTTTAATGGTAACGATGTAGGGTTTTATAATATCCTAAATGTGTTATTACCACTATCACAGGAGAAAGCAGCTATGATGTTGTTCCAGTTAGACATGAAGGGTATCGCAGTATCAAGAGGAAGTGCATGCCAATCAGGAAGTCAAAAACCTTCACATGTATTATCTCAATTCTTATGCGCAGAGGACTTGAAAAAACCAAGCTTAAGACTTTCTTTTGGACATGAAAATACAAAAGAAGATATTGATATTTTAATGGAAGTATTAAAAACTATCTAA
- a CDS encoding malate:quinone oxidoreductase, which produces MSSIQKSEADVVLIGAGIMSATLGILLKELKPNLKIEVIERLDSAAAESSDAMNNAGTGHSAFCELNYTPEKADGTIDASKAINIVEQFEVSRQFWSYLVNKNILKNPSNFIHTVPHISYVWGEDNVNYLRKRYNELQKYPLFQGMEFSDNHDKIKEWAPLIMEGRKDEDVCAATHMLLGTDVNFGDLTRQLFDYLKEEDGVNMTFNCEVSDIKKTGSDWNVSATNSKGQKRLIKSKFVFVGAGGGAILLLQKADIPESKGYGGFPVGGEWLVCRNPDVVKQHMAKVYGKASVGAPPMSVPHLDTRFIDGKHSLLFGPYAGFSTKFLKKGSYWDLIKSLELNNIGPMLGAGMRNMDLTKYLIEQVLQSSKSRYAALKEYYPNAKEQDWKLEQAGQRVQVIKKDKDGKGILQFGTEVVSAADGSIAALLGASPGASTATPIMLKLLSQCFKEEFKSDQWQAKFKQMIPSFGIKLNEHPELVAQVRDNTSKALKIYPHNN; this is translated from the coding sequence ATGTCAAGTATACAAAAATCAGAGGCTGATGTTGTTTTGATAGGGGCAGGTATTATGAGTGCTACGCTTGGAATCCTATTAAAAGAGCTGAAACCAAACTTAAAAATAGAGGTTATTGAGCGTCTCGACAGTGCGGCTGCCGAAAGTTCTGATGCAATGAATAATGCAGGAACTGGACACTCTGCGTTTTGTGAATTAAATTATACGCCTGAAAAAGCAGACGGTACAATAGATGCTTCTAAGGCAATCAATATTGTAGAGCAATTCGAAGTTTCTCGTCAATTTTGGTCTTATTTGGTAAATAAGAACATTCTTAAGAACCCAAGTAATTTTATCCATACAGTACCACACATAAGTTATGTATGGGGAGAAGATAACGTTAACTACCTTAGAAAACGTTATAATGAGTTACAGAAATATCCATTATTCCAAGGAATGGAGTTCTCTGATAACCATGATAAAATCAAAGAATGGGCTCCATTGATTATGGAAGGCCGCAAAGATGAAGATGTATGTGCTGCTACGCACATGCTACTTGGTACAGATGTTAACTTCGGTGATTTAACTCGCCAACTTTTCGATTACTTAAAAGAAGAGGATGGAGTTAATATGACTTTTAACTGTGAAGTGAGTGATATCAAAAAGACTGGATCTGATTGGAATGTCTCAGCAACCAATAGCAAAGGACAAAAGCGATTGATTAAGTCAAAATTCGTATTTGTCGGAGCTGGAGGTGGAGCTATTTTATTATTACAGAAAGCTGATATTCCTGAGAGTAAAGGATATGGAGGTTTCCCTGTAGGAGGAGAGTGGCTTGTATGTCGCAACCCAGATGTTGTAAAACAACACATGGCTAAGGTGTATGGTAAAGCTTCAGTAGGAGCACCACCTATGTCTGTGCCTCACTTAGATACAAGGTTTATCGATGGGAAGCATTCATTACTTTTCGGACCTTACGCAGGGTTCTCTACTAAGTTTTTAAAGAAAGGTTCATACTGGGACTTAATTAAGTCATTAGAGTTAAACAATATCGGACCTATGTTAGGAGCGGGTATGCGTAATATGGACTTGACAAAATACTTAATAGAACAAGTATTGCAATCTTCTAAATCTCGTTATGCTGCCCTTAAAGAGTACTATCCTAATGCTAAAGAACAGGACTGGAAGTTAGAGCAGGCTGGACAACGTGTACAGGTTATTAAGAAAGATAAAGATGGCAAGGGTATCCTTCAGTTTGGTACAGAAGTAGTAAGTGCTGCTGATGGGTCTATAGCTGCTTTATTAGGAGCTTCTCCAGGAGCTTCAACAGCAACACCTATTATGCTTAAGTTATTGTCACAATGTTTTAAAGAAGAGTTTAAATCTGATCAGTGGCAGGCTAAGTTTAAACAGATGATTCCTAGCTTTGGGATCAAGTTAAATGAACATCCTGAATTAGTGGCTCAAGTAAGAGATAATACTAGTAAAGCACTAAAAATATATCCACATAATAATTAA
- a CDS encoding MFS transporter produces MSNPAVKTNYPALYTLVTVFFFWGFFGAGNSIFIPFCKAYFHLDQFQSQLIDFAFYTAYYSGALILFILSTVKGKDLVTSYGYKKSIVFGLLFSAVGAGLMIWAVNVNVYTALLVGLFVVALGFSLQQIAANPLVISVGDPKTGTSRVSLGGAINSLGGTIGPLLMAFALFGSTVALTDDQIQHLSLSSMTLLYAGVGALFVIAAALFKFSKKIPDGVRIEPMEPAKKAIGTLVMMTILLVMIYIPVFNTYSHSVNQPIELLVKEKQVLMAKEVAASKAIEKDKSIAALDTQIVEIKERLDNKRILLLSAALIVIGGSIVFAFRNSRKNKQGWGAMQYPQLLLGMFGIFAYVGVEVSIGSNLGELLKLEEFGNLQSSQITPYISMYWGSLMIGRWAGAVSVFNLSKGKQLLAMIVVPFLAYFAVLGANYLAGNDITPLYYYSICVILQIVLTYWAKNKSARTLIMFSLFGLIAMVVGLLSTGVVAIYAFLAGGLACSVLWPAIFNIAIIGLGKYTAQGSSLLIMMILGGGIIPPIQGKVADILGIHQSYIVSLLCFVYLLAFGLVAKRVLSKQQIEIDNIA; encoded by the coding sequence ATGAGTAATCCGGCAGTAAAAACTAATTATCCCGCACTGTATACTTTAGTAACAGTGTTCTTCTTTTGGGGATTTTTTGGAGCGGGTAATAGTATTTTTATCCCTTTTTGTAAAGCATATTTTCACTTAGATCAGTTTCAATCCCAATTAATTGATTTTGCGTTTTACACTGCTTATTATTCAGGTGCTTTGATATTGTTTATCTTAAGTACAGTAAAGGGAAAAGACCTTGTGACCAGCTATGGATATAAGAAGTCTATAGTGTTCGGTTTATTGTTTTCTGCAGTGGGAGCTGGACTGATGATTTGGGCAGTGAATGTTAATGTTTACACTGCTTTATTAGTGGGTCTTTTTGTGGTAGCGCTTGGTTTTTCACTACAGCAGATTGCTGCTAATCCGTTAGTGATATCTGTGGGAGACCCTAAGACAGGAACAAGTAGAGTAAGCTTAGGTGGAGCTATAAATTCACTAGGGGGAACCATTGGTCCACTATTAATGGCGTTTGCTCTATTTGGAAGTACAGTAGCACTTACCGATGATCAGATACAGCATTTGAGTTTATCTAGTATGACACTCTTATATGCAGGAGTAGGAGCTTTATTTGTTATTGCAGCGGCATTATTTAAGTTTTCAAAAAAGATACCTGATGGCGTGCGTATCGAACCTATGGAACCAGCTAAAAAAGCAATAGGAACATTAGTTATGATGACCATACTACTAGTTATGATATATATCCCTGTATTTAATACCTATAGTCATTCAGTGAACCAGCCTATAGAATTGTTAGTTAAAGAGAAACAAGTGTTGATGGCAAAAGAAGTAGCTGCTTCTAAGGCAATAGAAAAAGATAAGTCAATAGCAGCTTTAGATACACAGATAGTAGAGATTAAAGAGCGTTTAGACAATAAGCGTATTTTGTTGTTATCAGCAGCTTTGATCGTGATAGGAGGAAGTATTGTCTTCGCGTTTAGAAACAGTAGAAAGAATAAGCAAGGGTGGGGAGCCATGCAATATCCCCAATTATTACTAGGGATGTTTGGTATCTTCGCTTATGTAGGGGTAGAGGTTAGTATAGGAAGTAATCTAGGAGAACTTCTAAAATTAGAGGAATTTGGCAATTTGCAATCATCTCAAATCACCCCTTATATATCTATGTATTGGGGGAGTTTAATGATTGGTAGATGGGCAGGAGCAGTCAGTGTATTTAATTTGTCAAAAGGCAAACAACTCTTAGCCATGATTGTTGTGCCGTTTCTAGCTTATTTTGCAGTGCTTGGAGCTAATTATTTGGCAGGTAATGATATAACGCCTTTATATTACTATTCGATCTGTGTGATTCTACAGATTGTCCTAACATATTGGGCAAAGAATAAATCAGCAAGAACCTTAATTATGTTTAGTTTATTTGGTCTTATAGCTATGGTAGTAGGGCTGTTAAGTACAGGAGTAGTTGCTATTTATGCCTTCTTAGCAGGAGGGTTGGCATGTAGTGTGTTATGGCCTGCTATTTTTAATATTGCCATTATAGGTTTAGGAAAGTACACCGCTCAGGGATCATCGCTTTTAATCATGATGATTTTAGGAGGTGGTATTATACCTCCTATCCAGGGTAAGGTAGCCGATATATTAGGTATTCATCAGTCTTATATAGTGAGTTTATTGTGTTTTGTTTACTTGCTTGCCTTTGGATTAGTAGCCAAACGAGTATTGTCAAAACAACAGATTGAGATTGATAATATTGCTTAG
- the ruvX gene encoding Holliday junction resolvase RuvX, with amino-acid sequence MARLLSIDFGKKRTGIAVSDDFQIIASGLTTVDTEQLLPFLKDYFQKENVEKVIIGEPKRLNNEPSEVVPLLNSFIEKFSQSFPAMPVERIDERFTSKMAFQTMIDSGLKKKQRQNKALIDEIAATIILQDYMRK; translated from the coding sequence ATGGCAAGATTGCTTTCTATCGATTTCGGTAAAAAACGTACAGGAATAGCTGTATCAGATGATTTTCAAATAATAGCATCAGGATTAACGACAGTCGATACAGAGCAATTATTGCCGTTCTTAAAAGATTATTTTCAGAAGGAAAACGTAGAGAAGGTAATTATAGGAGAGCCTAAGCGCCTAAATAATGAACCATCTGAAGTCGTTCCTTTATTAAATAGTTTTATCGAAAAGTTTAGTCAATCTTTTCCTGCTATGCCAGTGGAGAGAATAGACGAGAGGTTTACCTCTAAGATGGCTTTTCAAACCATGATTGACAGTGGACTTAAAAAGAAACAAAGACAGAATAAAGCTCTGATCGACGAGATTGCAGCAACTATTATTCTGCAAGACTATATGAGAAAGTAG